In Candidatus Rokuibacteriota bacterium, the following proteins share a genomic window:
- the cysK gene encoding cysteine synthase A → MRIANDVTELVGNTPLVRIRRLTDGAQAEVVAKLEFYSPAHSVKDRIGVAMLDAAEKAGQIKPDTVVLEPTSGNTGIALAFVCAARGYKLVLTMPETMSKERRMLLRAYGAELILTPGSEGMAGAIKRAEELAASDPRYFIPQQFKNEANPEIHRRTTAEEIWRDTDGKADVLVAGIGTGGTITGIGEVIKARKPAFKCVAVEPDASPVLSGGPKGPHPIQGIGAGFVPDVLNTKIYDEIIRVKNDDALTTARRAACEEGLLVGISSGAALWAAVEVARRTENAGKLIVVIIPSFGERYLSTALFASLAD, encoded by the coding sequence CCAAGCTCGAGTTCTACAGCCCCGCCCACAGCGTCAAGGACCGCATCGGCGTGGCGATGCTCGACGCCGCCGAAAAGGCGGGCCAGATCAAGCCGGACACCGTCGTCCTGGAGCCGACCAGCGGCAATACCGGTATCGCCCTGGCCTTCGTCTGTGCCGCCCGCGGCTACAAGCTGGTGCTCACCATGCCCGAGACGATGAGCAAGGAGCGCCGAATGCTCCTACGGGCTTACGGCGCGGAGCTGATCCTCACCCCGGGCAGCGAAGGCATGGCCGGAGCCATCAAGCGGGCCGAGGAGCTGGCGGCGAGCGACCCGCGCTACTTCATCCCGCAGCAGTTCAAGAACGAGGCGAACCCCGAGATCCACCGGCGGACCACGGCCGAGGAGATCTGGCGTGACACTGACGGGAAGGCCGACGTCCTCGTGGCGGGCATCGGCACCGGCGGAACGATCACCGGCATCGGCGAGGTCATCAAGGCACGCAAGCCCGCCTTCAAGTGCGTGGCCGTGGAACCCGACGCCTCCCCGGTCCTCTCGGGCGGGCCGAAGGGCCCCCATCCCATCCAGGGCATCGGCGCGGGCTTCGTCCCTGACGTGCTCAACACCAAGATCTACGACGAGATCATCCGGGTGAAGAACGACGACGCCCTCACCACGGCCCGCCGGGCGGCCTGCGAGGAAGGCCTCCTGGTGGGCATCTCCTCCGGGGCGGCCCTCTGGGCAGCGGTGGAGGTCGCGCGGCGGACCGAGAACGCGGGGAAGCTCATCGTCGTGATCATCCCATCCTTCGGCGAGCGGTACCTGAGCACGGCCCTGTTCGCGAGCCTGGCTGACTAG